The Sphingobium cloacae DNA window AGAACGGATCGAAAACGCGGGTCAGAACGTCGGGCGCGATGCCTTCGCCGGAATCGACCATTTCAAGCCGAACGAAGTCGCCCGCTGCGCCTATAGGGCTCGCCGTGCTTCGGAACGTGTTGAAGGCTCGCAGGACCAGCACGCCACCCTTTGGCATCGCGTCGGCGGCGTTCGCCAGGAGATTGAAGAGCGCAAACTGGAGATAATTGGGGAGGACGCGGACCGGCCAGAGGTCACGCGCGATCTCTGTCCGAAAGTCCACGCCGTCTCCCAGAATGGTGCTGGCCCGCGCTTCCAGCCCGCGGATCAGCGCTTCAACCGAAATCCGCTCGGTCGTGACGCCGCGATCGGTACTGAGCTCCGCAATATCGTCAACCAGGGAAGCGGCATTCCGGATCGCGTGCTTCATTCCGGCTACGAGGCGCGCCAGCTGCTGCTGATCCGCTCCGCGCTCGATCGAGACCAGACCGGAGGCGATCACCGCCAGCATATTGTCGAGGTCGTGCGCCATTCCACGCATCAGCATGTCGGGTTGGCGAACGACCCGATCGGCCGGGCTGCTCAACACAGTCGTGATGTCCATGACCACTCCTTCGGTCGACGGATGCCAGGCTTCGGTCGCCATGCCATGCCGGAGCATATCGCGACCGGCGCCAATCCGGGGCTGAGCTAAATCAGTGTTAGCCTGCCCGGAGCGCTTACCGATGAAGCTCGCCACCGGCCGCCTCGGCGGGATTGACTGGAAGTACCAAAGTAGCGTGGAGAGCTTTGTGCCTTAGCCGGCGAAACGGCGCAATCACGCGCCGGCGCGTTCAGCCTGAGGCGACCGGCCACCCAGCTTCTAGTCAGCGTGCCAGGCATGTCGGCGGCTCCGCGATGACGCTGTTCGAAGAAGGAGTTAGATGCCATGTCCATTCGTGATCTGATCCCCTGGAGCCGTCAGGAGAACAAGGTTCCTGCTCAGGTCAGCGCTGCGGGCGCTGCGAGCGACCCGGTGCTCTCGCTGCACCGGGAAGTGAACCGCCTGTTCGAGGATTTCTTCCGCGGCTTCGGTGTGCCGGCGCTCGCCGGCGTCGAGCGAGGGCTCCTCGCCCCGAGCGTCGAGCTTGCCGAAACCGACAAGGAAATCCGAGTCATGGCCGAACTCCCCGGACTCGACGAAAAGGACGTGGAAGTGACCGTCGAGGAAGGCGTCCTCACGCTCCGTGGCGAGAAGAAGTCGGAGGTCGAGGACAAGGACCGGGGTTATTCCGAGCGGAGCTA harbors:
- a CDS encoding sensor histidine kinase, encoding MATEAWHPSTEGVVMDITTVLSSPADRVVRQPDMLMRGMAHDLDNMLAVIASGLVSIERGADQQQLARLVAGMKHAIRNAASLVDDIAELSTDRGVTTERISVEALIRGLEARASTILGDGVDFRTEIARDLWPVRVLPNYLQFALFNLLANAADAMPKGGVLVLRAFNTFRSTASPIGAAGDFVRLEMVDSGEGIAPDVLTRVFDPFFTTRQSLKRTGLGLGQVRRFATQFGGDVAVESDQGAGTRVILHLPRAAPGRS
- a CDS encoding Hsp20/alpha crystallin family protein, translated to MSIRDLIPWSRQENKVPAQVSAAGAASDPVLSLHREVNRLFEDFFRGFGVPALAGVERGLLAPSVELAETDKEIRVMAELPGLDEKDVEVTVEEGVLTLRGEKKSEVEDKDRGYSERSYGRFERRIGLPNGIEQDKASATFKKGVLTVTVPKSASAAESVRRIAVNSGQA